A genomic window from Parvularcula sp. LCG005 includes:
- a CDS encoding Crp/Fnr family transcriptional regulator, whose product MSQQPKCSSASSHSHFCDICDVRERSICAELNEAEMQQVAQTMAHRSIKEGASLIREGELSDYLYLVISGCFRLVRMTEDGQRQIVGFVYPGDFLGMSYAAANDFSAEALEPSLACRFSHGFLDEMSARHPNIKNRLIAKGHTELHKAQDHIVILGKQNAEERVMTFFTMLADRGDANEIYLPMSRQDIADYLGLRLETLSRTLAKLKKAGRLSAVEGRLVTLNRPAA is encoded by the coding sequence TTGTCACAACAGCCCAAATGTTCTTCTGCCAGCTCGCACAGCCATTTCTGTGATATTTGCGATGTGCGGGAGCGCTCGATCTGCGCGGAGCTGAACGAAGCCGAGATGCAGCAGGTCGCCCAGACCATGGCGCATCGGTCGATCAAGGAGGGCGCGAGCCTGATCCGCGAGGGCGAGCTCAGCGACTATCTCTACCTCGTCATCAGCGGCTGCTTCAGGCTGGTGCGTATGACCGAGGACGGCCAGCGCCAGATTGTCGGCTTTGTCTATCCCGGCGATTTCCTGGGCATGAGCTATGCCGCCGCAAATGACTTTTCAGCGGAAGCGCTGGAGCCATCACTGGCGTGCCGGTTCTCCCACGGTTTTCTCGATGAAATGAGCGCCCGGCATCCGAATATTAAAAATCGCCTTATCGCAAAGGGTCACACCGAACTGCACAAGGCGCAGGATCATATTGTCATTCTGGGCAAGCAGAATGCCGAAGAACGTGTGATGACGTTTTTCACGATGCTGGCCGATCGTGGTGACGCGAACGAAATCTATCTGCCCATGTCACGGCAGGATATTGCCGACTATCTGGGCCTGCGCCTCGAAACTTTGAGCAGGACGCTTGCCAAGCTGAAGAAGGCCGGTCGTCTGAGCGCGGTCGAAGGGCGGCTCGTCACGCTGAACCGGCCCGCCGCCTAA
- the lldD gene encoding FMN-dependent L-lactate dehydrogenase LldD, protein MLVSSPEDYREAARRRLPRFLFDYIDGGSYTEATLARNVMDLREIALRQRVLKGSETIDLATTLFGETLGMPLTLAPVGLTGMYARRGEVQAARAAVRHNIPYTLSTVSVCPIEEVAGAIDVPIWFQLYVLKDRDFMQNVLERALAAGVKTLVFTVDMPVPGARYRDVHSGMSGPNAALRRMLQAVTHPQWAVDVGLRGRPHDLGNISAYRGAVTGLSDYIGWLGENFDPAISWKDLQWIRDFWPGNLVIKGILDPDDVADARALGANGLVVSNHGGRQLDGVTSTIAALPAIRAAAGNDLSLIVDSGFRSGLDVVRALCLGADAVSLGRSYIYALATGGEQAVDQILTLYAKEMRVAMTLIGASSIASLNPDMVSKF, encoded by the coding sequence ATGCTGGTTTCATCCCCGGAGGATTATCGCGAGGCGGCACGACGTCGCCTGCCCCGCTTCCTCTTCGACTACATCGATGGCGGCTCCTATACGGAGGCCACGCTGGCCCGCAATGTCATGGACCTGCGGGAGATCGCGCTGCGCCAGCGGGTGCTGAAGGGATCCGAGACCATCGATTTGGCCACGACGCTGTTTGGCGAGACCCTTGGCATGCCATTGACCCTCGCGCCTGTCGGGCTGACCGGCATGTATGCCCGTCGCGGCGAGGTGCAGGCTGCCCGCGCGGCTGTTCGCCACAACATTCCCTATACCCTGTCCACTGTGTCCGTGTGCCCGATCGAGGAGGTGGCAGGCGCTATCGACGTCCCCATCTGGTTCCAGCTCTATGTCCTGAAAGATCGCGACTTCATGCAGAACGTGCTGGAGCGTGCGCTGGCGGCGGGGGTCAAAACCCTCGTCTTCACCGTCGACATGCCCGTCCCCGGTGCCCGGTATCGCGATGTGCATTCTGGCATGAGTGGGCCAAACGCCGCCCTGCGCCGGATGCTGCAGGCAGTCACTCATCCCCAATGGGCGGTCGATGTGGGGTTGCGCGGTCGCCCCCATGACCTCGGCAATATCTCCGCCTATCGCGGGGCCGTCACTGGCCTGAGCGATTATATTGGCTGGCTGGGCGAGAACTTCGATCCTGCGATTTCGTGGAAAGACCTGCAGTGGATCCGCGATTTCTGGCCGGGCAACCTCGTCATCAAGGGTATTCTGGACCCGGACGATGTGGCGGATGCCAGGGCGCTGGGCGCTAATGGCCTCGTGGTGTCCAATCATGGCGGCCGGCAACTTGACGGCGTGACGTCGACCATCGCCGCCCTGCCCGCTATCCGGGCGGCGGCGGGGAATGACCTTTCGCTGATTGTCGATTCAGGATTCCGCAGCGGTCTCGACGTCGTTCGGGCGCTTTGCCTCGGGGCGGACGCGGTCAGTCTCGGGCGCTCTTACATTTATGCACTGGCCACCGGCGGCGAGCAGGCTGTCGATCAGATCCTGACGCTCTATGCCAAGGAAATGCGCGTGGCGATGACGCTGATCGGCGCCAGCTCGATCGCGTCGCTCAATCCAGACATGGTCAGCAAATTCTAG
- the ccoN gene encoding cytochrome-c oxidase, cbb3-type subunit I, producing MNLQLSASTDVRAYNMNIVKAGVVASAFWGVAGFLVGVVIASQLAFPDFLYNDSLPWTNFNRLRPLHTSAVIFAFGGNVLIATSFYVVQRTTRARLWGGMVPWFVFWGYNLFIVIAATGYLMGITQSKEYAEPEWYADIWLTLVWVGYLVVFLGTLWKRQEPHIYVANWFYLAFIVTVAMLHIVNNLAMPVSIFESRSYSLFAGVQDALTQWWYGHNAVGFFLTAGFLGIMYYFIPKRVNRPVYSYRLSIVHFWSLIFIYIWAGPHHLHYTALPEWAQTLGMVFSIMLWMPSWGGMINGIMTLSGAWDKLRTDPVVRMMIVSLAFYGMSTFEGPMMSVRAVNSLSHYTEWGIGHVHSGSLGWVGFISFGALYCLTQWAWRRERLYSLALVEWHFWIATLGIVLYITSMWVAGVTEGLQWRAYNEFGFLQYSFIETVQAKHIPYIIRATGGLMYLIGALIMCYNLYQTAMGRVRRNEASPQELGSIPHAIPAE from the coding sequence ATGAATTTGCAGTTGAGCGCGAGCACCGATGTCCGCGCCTACAACATGAATATCGTCAAGGCTGGCGTCGTTGCTTCCGCCTTCTGGGGTGTCGCAGGATTTCTCGTCGGCGTGGTCATCGCCAGTCAGCTGGCCTTTCCCGATTTTCTGTACAATGACAGCCTGCCCTGGACCAACTTCAACCGGCTCCGCCCCTTGCATACGTCCGCTGTGATCTTTGCCTTTGGCGGCAATGTGCTGATCGCCACCTCGTTCTATGTGGTCCAGCGCACAACGCGCGCGCGCCTGTGGGGCGGCATGGTCCCGTGGTTCGTGTTCTGGGGTTATAACCTCTTCATCGTCATCGCGGCGACAGGCTATCTGATGGGTATCACCCAGTCCAAGGAATATGCCGAGCCGGAATGGTACGCCGATATCTGGCTCACCCTCGTCTGGGTTGGGTATCTTGTCGTCTTCCTCGGTACACTGTGGAAGCGGCAGGAGCCTCACATCTATGTCGCCAACTGGTTCTATCTGGCGTTCATCGTCACGGTTGCCATGCTGCACATTGTCAACAATCTGGCCATGCCGGTGTCGATCTTTGAAAGCCGCAGCTACTCACTTTTCGCCGGGGTGCAGGACGCCCTGACGCAATGGTGGTACGGCCACAATGCCGTCGGGTTCTTCCTCACGGCAGGCTTCCTCGGGATCATGTATTATTTCATTCCCAAGCGGGTAAACCGACCGGTCTATTCCTATCGCCTCTCGATCGTCCACTTCTGGTCTCTGATCTTCATCTACATCTGGGCGGGACCGCACCATCTTCACTACACGGCACTGCCGGAATGGGCGCAGACCCTGGGCATGGTGTTCTCGATCATGCTGTGGATGCCCAGCTGGGGCGGCATGATCAACGGCATCATGACCCTGTCCGGTGCGTGGGACAAACTGCGCACCGACCCCGTCGTCCGCATGATGATTGTCTCGCTCGCCTTCTACGGCATGTCGACTTTCGAAGGACCGATGATGTCGGTACGGGCGGTCAACTCCCTGTCTCACTATACCGAATGGGGCATTGGCCACGTGCATTCAGGCTCCCTCGGCTGGGTCGGCTTCATCAGCTTTGGCGCTCTTTACTGCCTGACCCAGTGGGCCTGGCGCCGGGAGCGGCTCTACTCCCTCGCGCTCGTGGAGTGGCATTTCTGGATCGCAACACTCGGCATCGTTCTGTACATCACATCGATGTGGGTGGCGGGTGTGACCGAGGGTCTGCAATGGCGCGCCTATAATGAGTTTGGCTTCCTGCAATATTCGTTCATCGAAACCGTACAGGCCAAGCACATTCCCTATATCATCCGCGCCACGGGCGGGCTCATGTACCTCATTGGTGCACTGATCATGTGCTACAATCTTTACCAGACGGCGATGGGCCGGGTGCGGCGGAACGAAGCCAGTCCGCAGGAGCTTGGCTCCATCCCCCATGCCATTCCCGCGGAGTAA
- the ccoP gene encoding cytochrome-c oxidase, cbb3-type subunit III, with the protein MTDHPYTHDRTEIDEATGVETTGHEWDGIQELNNPLPRWWLYVFYACIAIAVVYCILMPSYPGLPGVRGHSDRANVAAEMVEAAHQRSLLATRLLEAPSLDAIEQDPTLLEFAVAAGQSAFGDNCATCHGSGGQGYPGYPNLSDDVWLWGGTLDDIRTTIIFGIRAHSDQGRMSQMPAFGDQGLLTNDQINDLTTYVMNFTEPQSDQASIERARPLFNTQCAACHQTSGAGDRTVGAPNLTDAEWLYGSDRASIRQQIVHGRNGVMPNWGERLDEGTITALAVYVHALGGGEATAAPDSRAHNADDRPE; encoded by the coding sequence ATGACTGATCACCCTTATACGCACGACAGAACCGAGATCGACGAGGCCACTGGCGTTGAAACCACAGGCCATGAGTGGGACGGTATTCAGGAGCTGAACAATCCCCTGCCGCGCTGGTGGCTGTATGTATTTTACGCCTGTATCGCGATTGCGGTTGTATACTGTATTCTCATGCCGTCCTATCCCGGCCTTCCCGGGGTGCGCGGACACTCTGACCGCGCCAATGTCGCAGCAGAGATGGTGGAGGCCGCGCACCAGCGAAGCCTTCTCGCGACCCGCCTGCTGGAGGCGCCGTCCCTTGATGCTATTGAGCAGGACCCTACCCTACTTGAATTCGCCGTGGCCGCCGGTCAGTCCGCCTTTGGCGACAATTGCGCCACCTGTCATGGCAGCGGCGGTCAGGGATACCCCGGATATCCAAACCTGTCCGATGATGTCTGGCTGTGGGGCGGCACGCTTGATGACATCCGTACAACGATTATTTTTGGTATACGGGCTCACTCTGACCAGGGGCGAATGTCGCAAATGCCAGCCTTCGGCGATCAGGGGCTTCTCACGAATGATCAGATCAACGATCTGACAACCTATGTGATGAATTTCACCGAACCTCAGTCGGACCAGGCCTCGATCGAACGGGCGCGTCCGCTTTTCAACACCCAGTGCGCCGCCTGTCACCAGACCTCGGGCGCGGGCGACCGTACGGTCGGCGCTCCCAATCTGACAGATGCCGAATGGCTGTACGGCTCTGACCGCGCTTCGATCCGGCAACAGATCGTGCACGGCCGAAATGGCGTGATGCCAAACTGGGGCGAACGCCTCGACGAAGGCACCATCACCGCCCTCGCCGTCTACGTCCACGCCCTCGGTGGCGGCGAAGCGACAGCGGCACCAGACAGTCGGGCCCACAACGCCGACGACCGACCTGAGTAA
- the arfB gene encoding alternative ribosome rescue aminoacyl-tRNA hydrolase ArfB, translated as MLYITPDLTLPESQIEESFVRASGPGGQNVNKVSTAVQLRFDLGANTDLTYAQKSRLRRKAGQRLTKSDVIIIQADRHRSQSANREDARRRLAELVRSALTPPAKRIPTRPGRGAIERRLNAKKQKGQVKAGRSGKWSAQTD; from the coding sequence ATGCTGTACATCACGCCCGACCTGACCCTGCCGGAAAGCCAGATTGAAGAGAGCTTCGTTCGCGCTTCCGGCCCAGGCGGCCAGAACGTCAACAAGGTATCGACCGCGGTTCAGCTCCGCTTCGACCTCGGCGCGAATACCGACCTGACCTATGCCCAGAAAAGTCGTCTGCGACGCAAGGCCGGGCAGCGACTGACCAAGTCGGACGTGATCATCATCCAGGCCGACCGCCACCGCTCCCAGAGCGCCAATCGTGAGGATGCCCGCCGACGGCTGGCAGAACTCGTCCGCTCGGCGCTGACCCCGCCAGCCAAGCGCATCCCCACACGGCCCGGCCGCGGGGCCATTGAGCGCCGGCTGAACGCCAAGAAGCAGAAGGGCCAGGTCAAGGCCGGCCGCAGCGGGAAGTGGTCGGCGCAGACCGACTGA
- a CDS encoding cbb3-type cytochrome c oxidase subunit 3: MAEMHILLSHIAQTFGLILFVLAFALVLLYALSPSNALKFDRASRVPLDEEASSDD; the protein is encoded by the coding sequence ATGGCTGAGATGCACATCCTGTTGTCCCATATTGCCCAGACGTTCGGCCTGATCCTGTTCGTCCTGGCCTTCGCCCTTGTACTTCTTTACGCCCTGTCGCCGTCAAACGCGTTGAAGTTTGACCGGGCGTCCCGGGTTCCTCTCGACGAGGAGGCTTCTTCCGATGACTGA
- the ccoO gene encoding cytochrome-c oxidase, cbb3-type subunit II gives MSIMNRHKFLEKHSGPLLVAILIVVATGGLIEIAPLFYVENTIEKVEGVRPYTPLELTGRDIYVREGCYSCHSQMIRPLRDEVERYGHYSLAAESMYDHPFQWGSKRTGPDLARVGQKYSDDWHRQHLIDPRSLVPGSVMPPYRFLEETAVNDERIAAKMRANRRVGVPYTDEQIEHAIADLRLQAGSPFVDDYAGFEERWPDVRIPALATNRRITEMDALIAYLQVLGTMVDFSTFEIETPQASDLSAYDTHTEREDG, from the coding sequence ATGTCGATCATGAACCGCCACAAGTTTCTTGAAAAGCATTCCGGCCCCCTTCTCGTTGCGATCCTGATCGTGGTGGCAACCGGGGGACTGATCGAGATCGCACCGCTCTTTTATGTGGAGAACACCATCGAGAAGGTAGAGGGCGTTCGTCCCTATACGCCGCTAGAACTGACGGGTCGCGACATTTATGTCCGCGAAGGCTGCTATAGCTGCCATAGCCAGATGATCCGCCCCTTGCGGGACGAAGTTGAACGGTACGGCCATTACTCTCTCGCCGCCGAAAGCATGTACGATCACCCGTTCCAATGGGGATCCAAACGCACCGGACCCGATCTCGCCCGTGTGGGCCAGAAATATTCCGATGACTGGCACCGTCAGCATCTGATCGATCCGCGCAGCCTCGTCCCCGGCTCTGTCATGCCGCCCTACCGCTTCCTTGAAGAAACGGCGGTCAATGATGAGCGTATCGCTGCGAAAATGCGGGCGAACCGCAGGGTCGGTGTTCCTTACACCGATGAGCAGATCGAACACGCGATTGCGGACCTGCGGCTGCAGGCGGGTTCCCCGTTCGTCGACGACTATGCAGGTTTTGAAGAGCGCTGGCCCGACGTGCGGATCCCGGCGCTCGCCACCAATCGGCGGATTACCGAGATGGATGCGCTGATTGCCTATCTGCAGGTGCTCGGCACGATGGTCGATTTCTCGACCTTTGAGATTGAAACGCCTCAGGCCAGCGACCTGTCCGCCTACGACACCCACACTGAAAGGGAGGATGGCTGA
- the hemN gene encoding oxygen-independent coproporphyrinogen III oxidase — translation MKPAWHPYLQRNVPRYTSYPSALAFSEDVGTPQLETALSGIGQYEPISLYLHIPFCKQLCWYCGCNMRVENRDERIAAYADDLISELGLLGAQLAGRGRLTQVHFGGGTPNTLQARDLERLLAAIEDNFRLTDATPVAMEIDPRLCSAFQAAHLVRAGINRFSIGVQDFHEDVQRAINRVQPFELVRDCVAMLRQGGVRDISLDLLYGLPKQTGRGFADTVSRSISLAPDRISLFGYAHLPARLKHQRLINERDLPSRDERTELAEMAAQQLEEAGYQRIGFDHFALPTTPIAEAARRHTLNRNFQGYTEDCANVVIGAGVSAISSVHGTIVQNAKDLRAWQARLRAGALTANRGVIATLEEEDLGDWIKRLLCDMRASLTRYFDIIQADGPTCEGIINALQPFVIDGIISIDGDDVVVAREATPLARVVAAVFDPHVNDIQRYASPAV, via the coding sequence ATGAAACCGGCCTGGCATCCCTATCTGCAGCGCAACGTTCCGCGGTACACGAGCTATCCATCGGCGCTCGCCTTCTCGGAAGATGTGGGAACGCCGCAGCTGGAGACGGCATTGAGCGGCATCGGCCAGTATGAACCGATCTCACTTTACCTCCACATTCCATTCTGCAAGCAGCTTTGCTGGTATTGCGGCTGCAACATGCGCGTGGAGAACCGTGACGAGCGGATTGCTGCCTATGCGGATGATCTGATCAGTGAGCTCGGCCTGCTCGGCGCGCAGCTGGCAGGTCGCGGACGCCTGACCCAGGTCCATTTTGGCGGCGGCACCCCCAATACGCTGCAGGCACGGGACCTTGAACGTCTGCTGGCCGCAATCGAGGACAATTTTCGCCTGACAGACGCGACGCCCGTCGCCATGGAAATTGATCCGCGCCTCTGCAGCGCCTTTCAGGCCGCGCATCTCGTTCGTGCGGGGATCAACCGCTTCAGCATCGGCGTGCAGGACTTCCATGAGGACGTTCAGCGCGCCATCAATCGCGTCCAGCCGTTCGAGCTGGTACGGGATTGCGTCGCCATGCTGCGTCAGGGCGGGGTCAGGGATATCAGCCTTGACCTGCTATACGGTCTGCCCAAGCAAACCGGGAGGGGTTTCGCGGACACGGTCAGTCGCTCAATTTCACTGGCCCCGGACCGCATTTCGCTGTTCGGCTATGCGCATCTGCCAGCCCGGCTGAAACATCAGCGTCTGATCAATGAGCGCGACCTGCCCTCGCGTGACGAGCGAACGGAACTGGCCGAGATGGCCGCCCAGCAGCTGGAAGAGGCAGGTTATCAGCGGATTGGCTTCGACCACTTCGCCTTGCCCACAACACCGATTGCAGAGGCAGCGCGCCGTCACACGCTGAACCGAAATTTTCAGGGTTACACAGAAGATTGCGCCAATGTGGTGATCGGCGCCGGCGTCAGTGCGATCAGCTCCGTTCACGGCACGATTGTTCAGAATGCCAAGGATCTTCGGGCGTGGCAGGCTCGATTGCGTGCAGGCGCGCTGACAGCCAACCGCGGTGTCATCGCGACGCTGGAGGAGGAAGATCTGGGCGACTGGATCAAACGCCTCCTCTGCGACATGCGCGCCAGCCTGACCCGGTATTTCGATATCATCCAGGCCGATGGCCCGACATGCGAAGGCATTATCAATGCCCTGCAGCCCTTTGTCATCGACGGCATTATCTCTATTGATGGCGACGATGTCGTCGTTGCACGTGAAGCCACGCCGCTGGCCCGGGTCGTGGCTGCCGTCTTTGATCCTCATGTGAACGACATTCAACGCTATGCCTCGCCAGCGGTCTGA